The following proteins are co-located in the Verrucomicrobiota bacterium genome:
- a CDS encoding STAS domain-containing protein produces MAEKDQPVFTVDVSGDPVVLKINGRASYLTSGPVGSLFSLLIKEGKRHFIVDFGGCSGMDSTFLGLLAGAALRLQRKTSDGTMELWRLNARNRELVNDLGLDRLLTIRTEPDPQHGVEGDFETLKSANVGTDSMLEAHQDLVKADESNAEKFEDVIQYLERERNKNPK; encoded by the coding sequence ATGGCAGAAAAGGATCAGCCTGTTTTCACGGTCGATGTGAGTGGCGATCCGGTTGTCCTGAAAATCAATGGTCGAGCCAGCTACCTCACTAGTGGTCCTGTTGGGAGTCTGTTCTCTCTTCTAATAAAAGAAGGAAAACGGCATTTCATAGTCGATTTTGGGGGATGTTCTGGAATGGACAGTACCTTTCTAGGTCTTTTGGCAGGTGCGGCCCTGCGGCTCCAGCGGAAGACATCCGATGGCACCATGGAGTTGTGGCGCCTCAATGCAAGGAATCGTGAACTCGTCAACGATCTTGGCCTCGATCGGCTGTTGACGATTCGAACCGAACCAGATCCCCAACATGGGGTGGAAGGGGACTTCGAAACTCTCAAAAGTGCCAACGTGGGGACTGATTCGATGCTGGAGGCACATCAGGACCTTGTAAAAGCGGACGAATCAAACGCAGAGAAATTCGAAGATGTGATCCAGTACCTCGAAAGGGAGAGGAACAAAAACCCAAAATAG